In the genome of Rhizobium etli 8C-3, one region contains:
- the preA gene encoding NAD-dependent dihydropyrimidine dehydrogenase subunit PreA, translating to MADLRNNFVGIKSPNPFWLASAPPTDKAYNVERAFKAGWGGVVWKTLGEEGPPVVNVNGPRYGAIWGADRRLLGLNNIELITDRDLYTNLREMKQVKMNWPDRALIASIMVPCEEDAWKAILPLVEETGADGIELNFGCPHGMSERGMGSAVGQVPEYIEMVVRWCKQYTRMPVITKLTPNITDIRKPARAARAGGTDAVSLINTINSITAVNLDTFSPEPSIDGRGSHGGYCGPAVKPIALNMVAEIARDPETYGLPISGIGGVTTWRDAAEFLALGAGNVQVCTAAMTYGFKIVQEMITGLSDWMDAKGHRSLDDITGRAVANVSDWQYLNLNYVAKAKIDQDACIKCGRCHIACEDTSHQAITQFVNGMRHFEVMEEECVGCNLCVNVCPVENCITMEALPAGTLDKRTGRLVDPNYANWTTHPNNPMARQAAE from the coding sequence ATGGCTGATCTCCGCAACAATTTCGTCGGCATCAAGTCGCCCAACCCGTTCTGGCTCGCCTCTGCGCCGCCGACCGACAAGGCATATAACGTCGAGCGCGCCTTCAAGGCGGGCTGGGGCGGCGTCGTCTGGAAGACGCTGGGCGAAGAAGGCCCGCCCGTCGTCAACGTCAACGGCCCGCGCTACGGCGCGATCTGGGGAGCCGACCGCCGCCTGCTGGGTCTCAACAATATCGAGCTGATTACCGACCGCGACCTTTACACCAACCTGCGCGAAATGAAGCAGGTGAAGATGAACTGGCCGGACCGCGCCCTGATCGCCTCGATCATGGTTCCTTGCGAGGAAGATGCCTGGAAGGCGATCCTGCCGCTCGTGGAGGAGACCGGCGCCGACGGCATCGAACTCAATTTCGGCTGTCCTCACGGCATGTCCGAGCGCGGCATGGGCTCCGCGGTCGGGCAGGTGCCGGAATACATCGAGATGGTCGTGCGCTGGTGCAAGCAGTATACCCGCATGCCGGTCATCACCAAGCTGACGCCGAACATCACCGACATCCGCAAGCCGGCACGTGCCGCCAGGGCCGGCGGTACGGACGCCGTCTCTCTGATCAACACGATCAACTCGATCACCGCGGTCAATCTCGACACATTTTCTCCTGAACCGTCGATCGATGGCCGCGGCAGCCATGGCGGCTATTGCGGCCCGGCGGTGAAGCCGATTGCGCTCAACATGGTGGCCGAGATCGCCCGCGATCCGGAAACATACGGCCTGCCGATCTCCGGTATCGGCGGCGTGACCACCTGGCGCGATGCTGCCGAGTTCCTGGCGCTCGGCGCCGGCAACGTGCAGGTCTGCACCGCGGCCATGACCTATGGCTTCAAGATCGTGCAGGAGATGATCACCGGACTCTCCGACTGGATGGACGCCAAGGGCCACAGGTCGCTCGACGATATCACCGGCCGCGCCGTTGCAAACGTATCCGACTGGCAGTATCTGAACCTCAACTATGTCGCCAAGGCGAAGATCGACCAGGATGCCTGCATCAAATGCGGCCGTTGTCACATCGCCTGCGAGGACACCTCGCATCAGGCAATCACGCAGTTCGTCAACGGCATGCGCCACTTCGAGGTGATGGAAGAGGAATGCGTTGGCTGCAATCTTTGCGTCAACGTCTGCCCGGTCGAAAACTGCATCACCATGGAGGCCCTGCCCGCCGGTACGCTTGACAAGCGCACGGGCCGCCTGGTCGATCCGAATTACGCCAACTGGACGACCCACCCGAACAATCCGATGGCAAGACAGGCGGCAGAGTAA
- the ftrA gene encoding transcriptional regulator FtrA — protein sequence MTVSVKIMPNSLRRPRVVVLAYDGLCTFEFGIAYEVFGLPRPEMGEGWYHYSVCGVEPGPLRAAGGLTVLVDRGLEVLAEADLIVVPGWRSIDAPVPEPLIDALRQAHERGARIMSLCSGVAVLAASGLLSGRRATTHWRYVAALAARYRQTAFDANVLYMDEGSILTAAGSAAGIDLCLHVVRGDFGAEAANSVARRLVLPPHREGGQAQFISAPVLEEREGMRLGPLLEWMRERLDEEQSISLLAQRAGMSLRTFQRRFEKTTGLSVGNWLLKERLRRARDLLEREVAASLDDIAVASGFGTLATMRHHFRKRLGTSPSAYRKSFGV from the coding sequence ATGACGGTTAGCGTAAAGATCATGCCAAATTCACTCAGACGTCCCCGTGTCGTCGTGCTTGCCTATGACGGGCTATGCACTTTCGAATTCGGCATTGCCTACGAAGTCTTCGGCCTTCCGCGTCCGGAAATGGGCGAGGGCTGGTATCATTATTCGGTCTGCGGCGTCGAGCCGGGGCCGCTGCGTGCTGCGGGCGGATTGACTGTTTTGGTCGATCGCGGCCTGGAGGTTCTGGCCGAAGCCGATCTCATCGTCGTGCCGGGCTGGCGGTCGATCGATGCACCGGTGCCGGAGCCGTTGATCGATGCACTGCGTCAGGCTCATGAGCGCGGCGCCCGTATCATGTCGCTCTGCTCCGGCGTTGCCGTGCTTGCCGCGTCCGGTCTTTTGAGCGGCCGGCGCGCGACGACGCATTGGCGCTATGTCGCCGCGCTCGCAGCGCGCTATCGGCAAACTGCGTTCGATGCGAATGTTCTCTACATGGACGAGGGCAGCATCCTGACGGCCGCGGGCAGTGCGGCCGGCATAGATCTCTGCTTGCACGTCGTGCGCGGTGATTTTGGTGCAGAGGCCGCAAACAGTGTGGCGCGACGTCTGGTGCTTCCGCCGCATCGCGAAGGGGGGCAGGCGCAATTCATCAGCGCCCCCGTGCTCGAAGAGCGGGAGGGAATGCGGCTCGGACCACTGCTTGAATGGATGCGCGAGCGACTGGACGAGGAGCAGTCGATCAGCCTGCTGGCGCAAAGAGCGGGCATGAGCTTGCGCACCTTTCAGCGCCGCTTCGAAAAGACGACGGGCCTCAGCGTCGGCAACTGGCTGCTCAAAGAGCGGCTTCGCCGGGCCCGCGATCTCCTGGAAAGGGAAGTCGCCGCATCGCTTGACGACATCGCCGTCGCCAGCGGCTTCGGCACGCTGGCGACGATGCGGCATCATTTCCGCAAGCGGCTTGGGACAAGCCCGAGCGCCTACAGGAAGTCGTTCGGGGTGTAG
- a CDS encoding rhodanese-like domain-containing protein yields MPSPVSDIPAASPEETAAYYARKLAFETDCWDVQASISSGKADFVLIDVRSPALFSSSHLPGAINLPHGKMTAHRMSQWPADTLFVVYCAGPHCNGTDKAALRLARLGLSVKVMIGGMTGWADEGFAFAGGEAAMAAQ; encoded by the coding sequence ATGCCAAGCCCCGTCAGCGATATACCCGCCGCTTCTCCGGAAGAGACCGCCGCCTACTACGCCCGCAAGCTCGCCTTCGAGACGGACTGCTGGGACGTCCAGGCCTCCATTTCCTCGGGCAAGGCCGATTTCGTCCTGATCGACGTTCGGTCCCCGGCGCTCTTTTCCTCATCGCATCTGCCGGGGGCGATCAACCTGCCCCACGGAAAGATGACCGCCCACCGCATGTCGCAGTGGCCGGCCGATACGCTCTTCGTCGTCTATTGCGCCGGGCCCCATTGCAACGGAACCGACAAGGCGGCGCTGCGCCTGGCGCGGCTCGGCCTCTCCGTCAAGGTCATGATCGGCGGCATGACCGGCTGGGCTGACGAGGGCTTCGCCTTTGCCGGTGGTGAAGCCGCAATGGCCGCGCAGTGA
- a CDS encoding magnesium and cobalt transport protein CorA — MERNENLNSTSPRGKAGAVAPASSPSARAGVVAAAVYQQGQRIRDIRIEEAGEWRRHDNAVVWIGLHEPDEMLLHQVQAEFNLHPLAIEDAAQPHQRPKLEIYGDAMFIVARTAHMKDGEIVFGETHLFVGRGYVVSVRHGASSSYLSVRQRCEATPAALAHGENYILYSILDFIVDNYMPVIEVVQEEVETLEDLMLREQLTKVDIERLYLLRRKLLRLRNAVVPLVDVCRRYEHIDLPGMDSTLQSLFRDVTDHVRRVQEDIDALREVLAFAFEASVMIGQTEQTAIARKLASWAAILAVPTAIAGIYGMNFNEMPELNFRYGYFIVLGVIATLCVTLFALFRRAKWL, encoded by the coding sequence TTGGAGCGAAACGAAAATCTGAACAGCACCTCCCCTCGCGGGAAAGCCGGCGCAGTTGCGCCGGCATCGTCGCCCTCTGCTCGTGCGGGTGTCGTGGCAGCTGCCGTTTACCAGCAGGGACAGCGCATCCGCGATATCCGCATAGAAGAGGCCGGCGAATGGCGAAGGCACGACAATGCAGTCGTCTGGATCGGCTTGCACGAGCCGGACGAGATGCTGCTGCACCAGGTGCAGGCCGAGTTCAATCTCCACCCACTGGCGATCGAGGATGCCGCCCAGCCGCATCAGCGCCCGAAGCTGGAAATTTACGGCGACGCCATGTTCATCGTTGCCCGTACCGCCCACATGAAGGACGGCGAAATCGTCTTCGGCGAAACCCATCTTTTCGTCGGCCGGGGCTATGTCGTTTCCGTGCGCCACGGCGCGTCGTCCTCTTACCTTTCGGTGCGGCAGCGGTGCGAGGCGACGCCGGCGGCGCTCGCTCATGGGGAGAACTACATTCTCTATTCCATCCTCGACTTCATCGTCGACAACTACATGCCGGTGATCGAAGTCGTGCAGGAGGAGGTCGAGACGCTCGAAGACCTGATGTTGCGCGAGCAGCTTACGAAAGTTGACATCGAGCGCCTCTACCTGCTGCGGCGTAAGCTTTTGCGGCTGCGCAATGCGGTCGTACCGCTCGTGGACGTCTGTCGCCGCTATGAGCATATCGACCTTCCGGGTATGGACTCGACGCTTCAATCGCTGTTTCGCGACGTCACCGACCATGTGCGCCGGGTGCAGGAGGATATCGACGCGCTGCGTGAAGTCCTCGCCTTCGCCTTTGAAGCCAGCGTGATGATCGGCCAGACCGAACAGACGGCGATTGCCCGAAAGCTCGCCTCCTGGGCGGCGATCCTTGCTGTTCCGACGGCGATCGCCGGTATCTACGGGATGAATTTCAATGAAATGCCGGAACTGAACTTCCGGTACGGCTATTTCATCGTGCTGGGCGTGATCGCAACCCTGTGCGTGACACTCTTCGCCTTGTTCCGCCGGGCGAAGTGGCTGTAG
- a CDS encoding zinc-dependent alcohol dehydrogenase family protein, producing the protein MLAKQWAIDEVGPTNLMVREAAVEEATGNKVLVRAEAVSLNYRDKLVLETGMGLPLQFPFVPGSDLAGVVEAVGPGVTRFKPGDRVITTFHPGRINGPGLGDARHPPYKTLGGYYPGVICQYVTFCEDWFVHAPKTLDAVEASTLPCAGLTAWFALVELGRLKAGDKVLIQGTGGVALFGLQLAKVHGAEVIITSANAEKLERARALGADHAIGRENWAERVLELTQDYGADHIFEIAAGANFGQSLKAVAVNGRISVIGVMDGFELSAPMQSLLLKSPTVQGLSVGDRRALEDLVRAVDRTSLKPVIDKRYSFDELPQALQHLDRGPFGKIVIGF; encoded by the coding sequence ATGTTGGCAAAGCAATGGGCGATCGACGAAGTCGGACCGACGAACCTGATGGTGCGTGAAGCGGCTGTCGAAGAAGCGACCGGCAACAAGGTTCTGGTCCGTGCCGAGGCGGTATCGCTGAACTATCGCGACAAGCTGGTGCTCGAAACCGGCATGGGTCTGCCGCTGCAGTTTCCGTTCGTTCCGGGATCCGACCTTGCCGGCGTGGTCGAAGCTGTCGGTCCCGGAGTCACGCGATTCAAGCCGGGCGACCGCGTCATCACGACCTTTCATCCTGGGCGCATCAACGGGCCAGGCCTCGGCGATGCCCGCCACCCGCCCTACAAGACACTCGGCGGATATTATCCGGGCGTGATCTGCCAGTATGTGACCTTTTGCGAGGACTGGTTCGTTCACGCGCCCAAGACGCTCGATGCCGTTGAAGCGAGCACGCTGCCGTGCGCCGGTCTGACGGCGTGGTTTGCCCTTGTCGAACTCGGCAGGCTGAAGGCCGGCGACAAGGTGCTCATTCAGGGAACCGGAGGGGTAGCGCTCTTCGGTCTTCAACTTGCCAAGGTGCACGGTGCCGAAGTCATCATCACCTCGGCAAATGCCGAAAAGCTCGAGCGCGCCCGTGCTCTCGGCGCCGATCATGCGATCGGCAGGGAGAATTGGGCCGAAAGGGTCCTCGAACTGACGCAGGATTACGGCGCCGACCATATTTTTGAGATCGCAGCCGGCGCCAATTTCGGCCAGTCCCTAAAGGCTGTGGCGGTTAACGGCCGGATTTCGGTGATCGGTGTCATGGACGGCTTCGAGCTATCTGCGCCGATGCAATCGTTGCTATTGAAATCGCCGACGGTACAAGGCCTTAGTGTGGGAGACCGCCGCGCGCTGGAGGACCTTGTCCGCGCCGTCGATCGCACCAGCCTGAAGCCGGTGATCGACAAGCGCTACAGCTTCGACGAACTGCCGCAGGCCCTTCAACACCTCGATCGCGGCCCCTTCGGAAAGATCGTCATCGGTTTTTGA
- a CDS encoding LysR family transcriptional regulator: MEQLKGISVFVEVAEAGGFSKAAERLHLTRSAVGKTIARLEQRLGVRLFHRTTRAQSLTEEGQFFYEHCLRAVEEITRGEALLESGKREVRGRLRITMPVLFGRQCVAPILIKLLDEHPHLELDLSFNDRIVDLVDDGFDLAVRNGPLGDYPGLMVRVIAKQRMTVCASPGYLERCGIPSKLEDLEVHHGIVYGRQDRNRTWIFPTNAEPLRQVLPRSRLRLDDLATIADAAAQGVGLAWLPCWLVRDRVASGELRRVLTDIPAVAFDANVVWVKSPAMQPKVRLVIDTLAAKLPGLMS, from the coding sequence ATGGAACAGCTCAAAGGCATATCGGTGTTTGTCGAGGTCGCGGAAGCTGGCGGTTTTTCCAAGGCCGCCGAGCGCCTTCATTTGACGCGCTCAGCCGTGGGAAAGACGATCGCACGGCTGGAACAGAGGCTTGGCGTGCGCCTGTTTCACCGCACGACCAGAGCGCAGAGCCTGACGGAGGAAGGCCAGTTCTTTTACGAGCACTGTTTGCGGGCAGTGGAGGAGATCACGCGTGGCGAAGCGCTTCTGGAAAGCGGCAAGCGGGAGGTGCGGGGGCGCCTGCGCATCACAATGCCGGTTCTTTTCGGGCGCCAGTGTGTGGCACCGATACTCATCAAACTGCTCGACGAACATCCGCATCTCGAACTTGATCTTTCCTTCAACGACCGCATCGTCGATCTGGTCGACGACGGTTTCGACCTTGCCGTGCGCAACGGCCCTCTCGGGGATTATCCCGGCCTGATGGTGCGCGTCATCGCGAAGCAGCGCATGACTGTTTGCGCCTCTCCGGGCTACCTCGAACGCTGCGGCATCCCAAGCAAGCTCGAGGACCTCGAGGTCCATCATGGCATCGTCTATGGGAGGCAGGATCGAAACCGCACCTGGATATTCCCGACAAACGCCGAACCCCTGCGGCAGGTATTGCCGCGATCGCGGCTGCGGCTCGACGATCTTGCCACAATCGCCGACGCCGCGGCACAAGGCGTCGGCCTTGCCTGGCTACCATGCTGGCTCGTGCGGGATCGCGTTGCATCCGGCGAGCTTCGTCGGGTCTTGACGGATATTCCGGCTGTCGCCTTTGACGCCAATGTCGTCTGGGTAAAGTCGCCTGCAATGCAGCCGAAGGTTCGGCTCGTGATCGACACCTTGGCCGCAAAGCTGCCGGGTCTCATGAGTTAG
- a CDS encoding GAF domain-containing protein, producing MSKACNGAELTNCDGGVVLQHAAIQPFGFLLAASPDWKIVRASANLEEFLGVSCEHALRQPLSGIIMPRTLHAIRNRLTVIRGPVMFERLSGIAFAEGGPIFDVALYCTEAGIVIEAEPSQREGHGGPTLSMPAMMARIDQAPGLEAFFRESARQARAITGFDRVMVCRFDDEGSGEIVAEAARSGIGSLLGLHFPPTDIAAQERTFHARNLFRIIPDVDAAPVPVVPELDEHGRAIDLSLSILRSVPSGHTDYLKDMGVAASFSVPIVVDGRLWGLFACHHYAARLLSVERRLTAELFARMFASRLETRLCRLALEFENGARKIVERLLGAVVENTALPHDPAWLAEALAGAVPADGIGVWIGGRTALTGLAPSQQKFSALIDRLNGMASGHVFVTDRVAELWPEAEPNGDVAGVMAIATSQPPRDYIVFFRQEILGSVHWASSGPAEHDADSQALAPHKSFQAWSELMRGRSLPFSAAERHVAETIRVTLEAIRRLTR from the coding sequence GTGAGCAAAGCCTGCAATGGTGCCGAACTGACGAATTGCGACGGGGGAGTTGTCCTTCAACATGCCGCCATCCAGCCCTTCGGTTTCCTGCTTGCAGCTTCCCCCGACTGGAAAATCGTGCGCGCGTCGGCCAATCTGGAAGAGTTTCTGGGCGTGAGCTGCGAACACGCGCTTCGCCAGCCACTCTCCGGCATCATCATGCCCAGGACGCTGCACGCGATCCGCAACCGACTGACCGTCATCCGAGGTCCGGTCATGTTCGAGCGGCTGTCCGGCATCGCCTTTGCCGAAGGCGGCCCCATTTTCGACGTGGCTCTTTACTGCACCGAAGCTGGGATCGTCATCGAGGCCGAGCCGTCGCAGCGCGAGGGCCATGGCGGCCCGACGCTGTCGATGCCCGCAATGATGGCGCGCATCGACCAGGCGCCGGGTCTGGAGGCCTTTTTCCGCGAGAGCGCCCGGCAAGCGCGCGCCATTACCGGCTTCGACCGCGTGATGGTCTGCCGCTTCGATGACGAAGGGTCCGGCGAAATCGTGGCGGAAGCCGCGAGATCAGGGATAGGGTCCCTGCTTGGCCTTCACTTTCCGCCCACCGACATTGCGGCCCAGGAGCGCACCTTCCATGCCCGCAATCTCTTCCGCATCATCCCTGACGTCGATGCCGCACCGGTTCCGGTCGTGCCGGAACTCGACGAGCACGGCCGGGCGATCGATCTTTCCTTATCGATCTTGCGTTCGGTTCCGTCGGGCCACACCGACTATTTGAAGGATATGGGTGTCGCCGCCTCGTTTTCGGTTCCGATCGTCGTGGATGGCAGGCTCTGGGGCCTGTTTGCCTGCCATCATTATGCTGCCCGCCTGCTTTCCGTCGAACGGCGCTTGACGGCCGAACTCTTCGCCCGGATGTTCGCCTCGCGGCTCGAAACCCGGCTGTGCCGGCTGGCGCTGGAATTCGAAAACGGGGCGCGAAAGATCGTCGAGCGGCTGTTGGGCGCCGTTGTGGAAAATACCGCTCTGCCCCATGATCCGGCCTGGCTGGCCGAAGCGCTCGCCGGCGCTGTTCCCGCAGATGGCATCGGCGTCTGGATCGGCGGGCGCACGGCGCTGACAGGGCTCGCTCCCTCTCAGCAGAAATTCTCTGCGCTGATCGATAGGCTGAACGGCATGGCATCCGGCCATGTATTCGTGACCGATCGTGTTGCCGAACTCTGGCCCGAGGCGGAACCGAATGGCGACGTCGCCGGAGTGATGGCCATTGCGACCTCGCAGCCGCCGCGTGATTACATCGTGTTCTTCCGCCAGGAAATCCTGGGAAGCGTGCATTGGGCTTCGTCAGGGCCAGCAGAGCACGACGCCGACAGCCAAGCCCTTGCACCCCACAAGAGCTTCCAGGCATGGTCTGAGCTGATGCGCGGACGATCGCTGCCTTTTTCCGCGGCCGAACGCCATGTCGCGGAGACCATCCGCGTGACGCTCGAAGCCATTCGCCGCCTAACCCGGTAA
- a CDS encoding TetR family transcriptional regulator C-terminal domain-containing protein, with amino-acid sequence MAIPRAAKTQRRTRIQEEKEEQILEAALDVFSARGFRGSTIDQIAEVAGMSKPNLLYYFRTKEAMHRALIDRVLYTWLEPLRAFDAEGNPETEIRSYIRRKLELARDFPRESRLFANEVLQGAPHIEDELKGPLKQLVDEKAEVIRAWAKAGKIAKCDPYHLIFSIWSTTQHYADFDVQVRAVLGQEHAGAGRFEDAARFLEQLFIGGLIVRPA; translated from the coding sequence ATGGCCATTCCGAGAGCAGCGAAGACCCAGCGGCGCACGCGGATCCAGGAGGAAAAGGAAGAGCAGATTCTGGAAGCTGCGCTCGATGTGTTTTCCGCCAGGGGTTTCCGCGGCTCGACGATCGACCAGATCGCGGAGGTGGCCGGCATGTCGAAGCCGAACCTGCTCTATTACTTCCGTACCAAGGAGGCGATGCACCGGGCGCTGATCGACCGGGTGCTCTATACCTGGCTTGAGCCGCTTCGCGCCTTCGATGCCGAGGGCAATCCGGAAACCGAAATCCGCAGCTATATTCGCCGCAAGCTGGAATTGGCGCGCGACTTTCCTCGCGAAAGCCGGCTGTTTGCAAACGAGGTGCTGCAGGGCGCGCCGCATATCGAAGACGAGCTGAAGGGTCCGCTGAAGCAGCTCGTCGATGAGAAGGCCGAGGTCATCCGCGCCTGGGCGAAGGCCGGCAAGATCGCCAAATGCGACCCCTACCATCTGATCTTTTCGATCTGGTCGACAACGCAGCATTATGCCGACTTCGACGTCCAGGTGCGCGCCGTGCTCGGACAGGAGCATGCCGGGGCAGGGCGCTTCGAGGATGCTGCGCGCTTCCTCGAGCAGCTCTTCATCGGCGGACTGATCGTTCGCCCGGCCTGA
- a CDS encoding Zn-dependent hydrolase, whose amino-acid sequence MVAAPGENMRVNGDRLWDSLMEMAKIGPGIAGGNNRQTLTDSDAEGRSLFRTWCESAGLSVGVDKMGTMFATRPGTDPDALPVYVGSHLDTQPTGGKYDGVLGVLGALEVVRTLNDLGIRTKHPIVVTNWTNEEGARFAPAMLASGVFAGVHTLDYAYGRKDPEGKTFGDELKRIGWLGDEEVGARKMHAYFEYHIEQGPILEAEEKQIGVVTHCQGLWWLEFTLTGREAHTGSTPMNMRVNAGLAMARIFEMVQEVAMSEQPGAVGGVGQVFFSPNSRNVLPGKVIFTVDIRSPDKEKLDRMRAKIEAEAPKIADALGVGCSIEAIGHFEPVTFDPKLVTAVRDAAERLGYSHMNLISGAGHDACWAAKVAPTTMIMCPCVGGLSHNEAEEISKEWATAGADVLFHAVAETAEIVR is encoded by the coding sequence ATGGTGGCAGCACCAGGCGAGAATATGCGCGTCAACGGAGACCGTCTCTGGGACAGTCTGATGGAGATGGCAAAGATCGGCCCCGGAATTGCCGGAGGCAATAACCGCCAGACGCTGACGGACTCCGATGCCGAGGGCCGCAGCCTGTTCCGCACTTGGTGTGAATCTGCAGGCCTTTCCGTCGGCGTCGACAAAATGGGCACGATGTTTGCAACTCGTCCAGGCACGGATCCCGATGCGCTCCCCGTTTATGTCGGCTCGCATCTCGATACCCAGCCGACCGGCGGCAAATATGATGGCGTGCTCGGCGTGCTCGGCGCGCTCGAAGTCGTCCGCACATTGAACGACCTCGGCATCAGGACGAAGCACCCGATCGTCGTCACCAACTGGACCAATGAGGAAGGGGCCCGTTTCGCCCCGGCCATGCTTGCCTCCGGCGTCTTCGCCGGCGTTCACACGCTTGACTATGCCTATGGCCGCAAGGATCCCGAGGGCAAGACGTTCGGCGACGAGCTGAAGCGCATTGGCTGGCTCGGCGACGAAGAAGTCGGCGCGCGCAAGATGCACGCCTATTTCGAGTATCACATCGAGCAGGGTCCGATCCTCGAGGCCGAGGAGAAGCAGATCGGTGTCGTTACCCACTGTCAGGGCCTCTGGTGGCTGGAATTCACGCTGACCGGCAGGGAGGCCCATACCGGCTCGACGCCGATGAACATGCGCGTCAATGCCGGGCTTGCCATGGCGCGCATTTTCGAGATGGTACAAGAGGTCGCCATGAGCGAGCAGCCGGGCGCTGTCGGCGGCGTCGGCCAGGTGTTCTTCTCGCCGAACTCGCGCAACGTGCTGCCTGGCAAGGTGATCTTCACCGTCGACATCCGCTCGCCCGACAAGGAAAAGCTCGACCGCATGCGCGCCAAGATCGAGGCCGAAGCGCCGAAGATCGCCGATGCGCTTGGCGTCGGCTGTTCGATCGAGGCGATCGGCCATTTCGAACCGGTGACCTTCGATCCGAAGCTTGTCACTGCCGTGCGCGATGCCGCCGAAAGGCTCGGCTACAGCCACATGAACCTCATCTCCGGGGCCGGCCACGACGCCTGCTGGGCTGCCAAGGTCGCGCCGACGACGATGATCATGTGCCCCTGCGTCGGCGGCTTGTCGCACAACGAGGCGGAGGAAATTTCCAAGGAATGGGCGACCGCCGGTGCGGACGTGCTGTTCCATGCCGTGGCCGAGACGGCGGAGATCGTCCGATGA